The Verrucomicrobiota bacterium genomic interval TGACCTTGGGCACGCCGGGACGCCCGAAGGAGATGAGCCGGGGTTGTTTGCGATTGGGAAAGCATTTTTGAATGACCTCATTGCACTGCTCGATTTCACGATCAAATTCGGCGACGCTGAGCGCACCAGCATGGGTAAAGGTGTGGTTGCCGTATTCCATCCCCAAACCGGGCACATCTTTTTCCCACGCCTTCCGCTGGCTGGCATACGGCCCGTTGCCGGGATTGATATAAAACGTGCCGACGATCCCGCGTTTGGCCAGTTCCGGAATCACGTTCTTGACTTGGCTGACGGTGCTGTCATCAAAGGCGAGCAGGAAGACCGCCTGCTTGCCATCCTTCCATTTGAGGATTGTGGTGTTGGTCTGGCTGACCTCGGATGCTACAGCGGTGGCGGCGCTGAGTTTCACACCAACTAATCCAGCAGCCACCAGAACGGTGGTCAATCGGCGGAGCACGAGGGAGTATTGCGATAACGATTTCATGGGGTATTTTTCTGGTTGTTCAGGTTTCGGTGGTCGCCATTGAAAATTGGTCGAAAGGGTTGCCTGCGGGTCATATTTTTCCCCAGATTTTTTGGCGCAACTTGCGTGGGGAGGCACCCTGGATCTGACGCACCAACCGTGAGAAGTGGTAGGGGGTCTTGAATCCACATTGATACGCGATTTCAGAGATGGTGTGGCCCGTTTCGCCCAGCATGGCGATGCCGCGTTCGGTCCGCAGACGCCATAAATATCGAGCCGGGGGCAACCCCAGATTTTGCCGGAACTTGTAAATGAGCGCGTTGCGGGAAATACCCGCTGCCTGGGTGGCCCGGCTCAGGCAATCCTCGTCACCCAAATGTTCCGCCATATATTGGCAGGCCTTGCGCACGGGTTCGTTGGGTTCGGCGGAGGCGATGATGTCCCGCGCCAGGCGCAGATATTCAGAGAGAAAGCACAGCCCCAGGAAATTGATTTCCCGGGTAGCGCAGTCATCCAGCGGTAGGCGCAGGGAAAATGCGGCAGCATACAGATGGTCAAAAATCCGGCTGGAGGGAACCGCCCCACCGGTCGCCGTATTCAATTCGCGGCGCATGTCTTTCGGAATCAGTTCCGGGCTGACCGCACACCACGAGTGGTGGGATTGGCTTTGGGTTGAAAACCGGAACTGTTCCCGGTGGCCAGGATGGAGCAGGTAAACCCGCCCCACCTCCAGGTGATATTCCCGCTGGTCAATGCGTACGGCGCACCCCCCGGAATGGATCATGACCAATTGGTAATCGGGTTGGAGACGGGGCCCCAGGAAACCGCCCGGTTCATAGAGGATTTCACCAATGACGACGTGCCCGCTGCGCATTTGGCGATTTGCCCAACGCACCCGTCGCACCTTATCATCAAGGTTGGTGACCATGGCGGGATGGTAGCGGGTGCTGGCGGGCTGGCAAGCCTCGTTTGTGATGGCAGACATGTTTTTGTGAATACAGCCATTCCGATGGAGCGCGGAAAAATCTAAGCTGACAACGTGGTTATCAATTAAATATAAATATGGCAGCGAAGATATCATTTACGCCGGTAGTCTATGAACATGCCGCGCGTTTTGTCGGGCGCTCGCCCTGGGACGTTTCGCGCGATCCCGAACTGCTTTTCCAAGGTCATCGGGGAGCCTACCTGGAGTATCGGCATCAGGTCATTGCCGTGGGCATAGATATCTACAATATGGAGGCGGAGGCGTATGGCGCCAAAGTCGAGCAGCCGGACGATCATGCCATTCCCGCCATTCATCACCCTTTGTTTTCCACGTTGGAGGAGGCGCTCGACCTCAAGCCTTTTGACCCGGAGCGGGATGGGCGAATCGCCATGATCATCGGCGTCGCCCAGCGGTTAAAACGGGAATTTCCCGAAGCCGATGTGCGCATCCCAGTGGCTGGGCCGTTTTCCATTGCCTTCAATCTGCGCGGCATCTGCAACCTGTGCGAGGATGCCATCACGCGCCCTGAAGAAACGGGGAAAATGCTGATGTGCCTGGCGGAAAACCAGGGGGTGCTCTGTCGTGCCATCGCCAAGGCGGGTTTGGATGTGGCATTCTTTGAATCCGCCGCCGCCCCGCCCATTCTTTCCCCGCGTCAATTTCACGAGGTGGAGATGCCGGCCTTGCGCCGCATTCTGGAGGTGGCCTCCAATTGCATTGGTCATCCGGTTCCCTGTATCATGGGCGGCAACACCTACCCGATATTGGAGGATTTGATTTCCACGGGGACCAATTATCTGGCGGTCAACATCGAGACCAACCAGCGGGCCTTTGTAGATAAGGCGCTGGCGATCAATCCCAACCTGAGAATCCGGGTCAACCTGGACCCCGGCGTGGTCGCCTGTCTGGAACCGGAACGCATTTATCGCGGCATTGATCACGTGTTGGATATTGTGGCCGGACGCCCCAATTGCGTGATGGGCACCGGGGCCATGCCGTACGAAACCCCCATCGAAAACATCAAGCTTATCCGTGAATACATCGGCGCATAATTTTTGAAAGTTCAACACT includes:
- a CDS encoding AraC family transcriptional regulator; this translates as MSAITNEACQPASTRYHPAMVTNLDDKVRRVRWANRQMRSGHVVIGEILYEPGGFLGPRLQPDYQLVMIHSGGCAVRIDQREYHLEVGRVYLLHPGHREQFRFSTQSQSHHSWCAVSPELIPKDMRRELNTATGGAVPSSRIFDHLYAAAFSLRLPLDDCATREINFLGLCFLSEYLRLARDIIASAEPNEPVRKACQYMAEHLGDEDCLSRATQAAGISRNALIYKFRQNLGLPPARYLWRLRTERGIAMLGETGHTISEIAYQCGFKTPYHFSRLVRQIQGASPRKLRQKIWGKI
- a CDS encoding uroporphyrinogen decarboxylase family protein, which codes for MAAKISFTPVVYEHAARFVGRSPWDVSRDPELLFQGHRGAYLEYRHQVIAVGIDIYNMEAEAYGAKVEQPDDHAIPAIHHPLFSTLEEALDLKPFDPERDGRIAMIIGVAQRLKREFPEADVRIPVAGPFSIAFNLRGICNLCEDAITRPEETGKMLMCLAENQGVLCRAIAKAGLDVAFFESAAAPPILSPRQFHEVEMPALRRILEVASNCIGHPVPCIMGGNTYPILEDLISTGTNYLAVNIETNQRAFVDKALAINPNLRIRVNLDPGVVACLEPERIYRGIDHVLDIVAGRPNCVMGTGAMPYETPIENIKLIREYIGA